The following are encoded together in the Nocardioides thalensis genome:
- a CDS encoding maleylpyruvate isomerase family mycothiol-dependent enzyme, producing MPTRLEAAMDYEKVWGFVAAERRAFGGMLAALSEEEWLAPSACPGWTVKDVSAHAIAHPQHHLRTLLPAMIRGGFDLNKAGLIDGQRRGRAPADEILRQFEVYAEARRLPPMTTPLEALVDTLVHTQDAMRPLGRSYDMPPDAAAIGADRSLAKHQKIFGYPVAGVRLVASDVDWSHGSGPEVRAPMQELLLLVTGRAAAADLVEGDGVGSVRVA from the coding sequence TTGCCAACTCGCCTGGAGGCGGCGATGGACTACGAGAAGGTGTGGGGGTTCGTCGCCGCCGAGCGGCGCGCGTTCGGCGGGATGCTCGCGGCGCTGAGCGAGGAGGAGTGGCTGGCCCCGTCGGCGTGTCCGGGGTGGACGGTCAAGGACGTCTCTGCGCACGCGATCGCCCATCCACAGCACCACCTCCGGACGCTCCTGCCCGCGATGATCCGCGGCGGGTTCGACCTCAACAAGGCCGGGCTCATCGACGGCCAGCGGCGTGGTCGCGCACCGGCCGACGAGATCCTCCGACAGTTCGAGGTCTACGCCGAGGCCCGCCGGCTCCCGCCCATGACCACGCCGCTCGAGGCGCTGGTCGACACCCTCGTCCACACCCAGGACGCGATGCGCCCCCTCGGCCGCTCCTACGACATGCCGCCCGACGCGGCCGCGATCGGCGCCGATCGCTCGCTGGCGAAGCACCAGAAGATCTTCGGCTACCCCGTCGCCGGCGTCCGGCTGGTCGCCAGCGACGTCGACTGGTCGCACGGCAGCGGCCCGGAGGTGCGCGCACCGATGCAGGAGCTGCTCCTCCTCGTCACCGGCCGCGCCGCGGCGGCCGATCTCGTCGAAGGCGACGGCGTCGGGAGCGTGCGGGTCGCCTGA
- a CDS encoding inositol monophosphatase family protein produces MTFEPGTPADDIVADDHRFAAWLAEVAGRRLLEVRGEGLEGKELKDAGDRAAHELLMELLATYRPDDAVLSEEALETASDKSARLRAAKVWIVDPLDGTREFSEPPRDDWAVHVALWENGTLTAGAVAQPALGETFNTGTPPQVPARTSDRPRIAVSRSRPPAFVEALAKDLDAELVPMGSAGVKMMSVVRDVADAYVHAGGQYEWDSAAPVAVARAAGLFTSRVDGSDLLYNQEDVYLPDVIVCRPELSEAILEFIAKHGTD; encoded by the coding sequence GTGACTTTCGAGCCTGGCACCCCTGCTGACGACATCGTTGCCGACGACCACCGGTTCGCCGCGTGGCTCGCGGAGGTGGCCGGCCGCCGTCTGCTCGAGGTGCGGGGAGAGGGCCTCGAGGGCAAGGAGCTCAAGGACGCCGGCGACCGCGCCGCCCACGAGCTGCTGATGGAGCTTCTCGCGACCTACCGTCCCGACGACGCGGTCCTCTCGGAGGAGGCGCTCGAGACGGCGAGCGACAAGAGCGCCCGGCTCCGCGCCGCCAAGGTGTGGATCGTCGACCCGCTCGACGGCACCCGCGAGTTCTCCGAGCCGCCGCGCGACGACTGGGCCGTGCACGTCGCCCTCTGGGAGAACGGCACGCTCACGGCGGGCGCGGTCGCGCAGCCCGCGCTGGGCGAGACGTTCAACACCGGCACCCCCCCGCAGGTGCCGGCCCGTACGTCGGACCGTCCGCGCATCGCCGTGTCCCGCAGCCGTCCGCCGGCCTTCGTCGAGGCGCTGGCGAAGGACCTCGACGCCGAGCTGGTGCCGATGGGCTCGGCCGGCGTGAAGATGATGTCGGTCGTCCGCGACGTCGCCGACGCCTACGTCCACGCCGGTGGCCAGTACGAGTGGGACTCCGCCGCGCCGGTCGCCGTGGCGCGCGCCGCCGGCCTGTTCACCAGCCGCGTCGACGGGAGCGACCTCCTCTACAACCAGGAGGACGTCTACCTCCCCGACGTGATCGTGTGCCGCCCGGAGCTCTCCGAGGCGATCCTGGAGTTCATCGCCAAGCACGGCACCGACTGA
- a CDS encoding DUF2087 domain-containing protein → MEDREMLKRFFSPEGRLLQMPTRHLKRRAVLDHVAQRFEPGLTYAESEVDAVLKGIHDDHAALRRYLVDEGFLTREDNVYWRSGGTVEV, encoded by the coding sequence ATGGAGGATCGAGAGATGCTCAAGCGGTTCTTCTCTCCCGAGGGGCGGCTGCTGCAGATGCCCACGCGGCACCTCAAGCGGCGGGCCGTGCTGGACCACGTGGCTCAGCGGTTCGAGCCCGGGCTCACGTACGCCGAGAGCGAGGTCGACGCGGTGCTGAAGGGGATCCACGACGACCACGCCGCGCTGCGGCGCTACCTCGTCGACGAGGGATTCCTGACCCGGGAGGACAACGTCTACTGGCGTTCCGGCGGCACCGTCGAGGTCTGA
- the pth gene encoding aminoacyl-tRNA hydrolase, whose product MTDDVWLVVGLGNPGPSYAGHRHNVGYLVVDELARRMGSGFRAHKSGRAEVVEGRFGAPGTPGPRVVLAKSRTYMNESGGAVKALATFYKVPPERIVAIHDELDIAFGTLRAKLGGGDNGHNGLKSMRSSLGTGDFYRVRAGIGRPPGRQEVADFVLSNYSSTERKELPFQVDTAADAVECLVLEGLERTQQKYNS is encoded by the coding sequence ATGACTGACGACGTGTGGCTGGTGGTCGGGCTGGGCAACCCCGGCCCGTCGTACGCCGGCCATCGCCACAACGTGGGCTACCTCGTCGTCGACGAGCTCGCCCGCCGGATGGGCAGCGGCTTCCGCGCCCACAAGTCCGGTCGCGCCGAGGTGGTCGAGGGCCGGTTCGGCGCGCCCGGCACGCCCGGTCCGCGCGTCGTGCTCGCGAAGTCGCGCACCTACATGAACGAGTCCGGCGGCGCGGTCAAGGCGCTCGCCACGTTCTACAAGGTCCCGCCCGAGCGGATCGTCGCGATCCACGACGAGCTCGACATCGCCTTCGGGACCCTGCGTGCCAAGCTCGGCGGCGGCGACAACGGCCACAACGGGCTGAAGTCGATGCGCTCCTCGCTCGGCACCGGCGACTTCTACCGCGTGCGCGCGGGCATCGGTCGCCCGCCGGGCCGGCAGGAGGTCGCCGACTTCGTGCTGTCGAACTACTCCAGCACCGAGCGCAAGGAGCTCCCGTTCCAGGTCGACACCGCCGCCGACGCGGTCGAGTGCCTGGTGCTCGAGGGCCTCGAGCGGACCCAGCAGAAGTACAATTCTTAG
- a CDS encoding LemA family protein — MIWIIIAVVVVVLLVGFFVIGFNKLRKADVAAEEALGGIDVQLTRRAELIPNLVQTVKGYAIHEREVFEEITRARAGVQAAAAGDSVPAKAAADAELSQALVRLNAVAEAYPDLKANTNFLDLQKQLATTEDQIAFARQYYNDATRELNESVRTIPWMFFSGVAGVKEREFYDAPTEHTAAPGVEF; from the coding sequence ATGATCTGGATCATCATCGCCGTCGTCGTCGTCGTCCTGCTGGTCGGGTTCTTCGTCATCGGCTTCAACAAGCTGCGCAAGGCCGACGTCGCGGCCGAGGAGGCGCTGGGCGGCATCGACGTCCAGCTGACGCGACGGGCCGAGCTGATCCCCAACCTGGTGCAGACGGTGAAGGGCTACGCCATCCACGAGCGCGAGGTCTTCGAGGAGATCACGCGGGCGCGCGCCGGCGTGCAGGCCGCTGCCGCGGGTGACAGCGTCCCGGCCAAGGCCGCCGCCGACGCCGAGCTCTCGCAGGCCCTGGTCAGGCTCAACGCGGTCGCCGAGGCCTACCCGGACCTCAAGGCCAACACCAACTTCCTCGACCTGCAGAAGCAGCTCGCGACCACCGAGGACCAGATCGCGTTCGCGCGCCAGTACTACAACGACGCCACGCGCGAGCTCAACGAGTCGGTGCGCACGATCCCGTGGATGTTCTTCTCCGGCGTCGCCGGCGTGAAGGAGCGGGAGTTCTACGACGCGCCGACGGAGCACACCGCCGCCCCGGGCGTGGAGTTCTGA
- a CDS encoding HD domain-containing protein: MDEGRPSSPPPPAWPLPDGEGLRDELVAAYTAPGRSYHGIGHLRAVLERLAELAAGGVAFDEVPVQLAAWFHDAVYDGERDAEERSAAWAEETLPPLTDSATVAEVCRLVRLTEAHDPAPGDANGCALSDADLAVLALPEPEYAAYAAAVRAEYGHLTDEVFRKGRTAVLTSLLERPLIFRTAHGREHWEERARANIERELAEIG, translated from the coding sequence ATGGACGAGGGCAGACCGAGCTCACCACCTCCGCCAGCGTGGCCCCTCCCCGACGGGGAGGGGCTTCGTGACGAGCTGGTGGCGGCGTACACCGCGCCCGGGCGCAGCTATCACGGCATCGGCCACCTGCGCGCCGTGCTGGAGCGGCTGGCCGAGCTGGCCGCCGGCGGCGTGGCGTTCGACGAGGTGCCGGTGCAGCTGGCCGCGTGGTTCCACGACGCCGTCTACGACGGCGAGCGGGACGCCGAGGAGCGGTCGGCGGCGTGGGCGGAGGAGACCCTGCCCCCGCTGACCGACTCGGCGACCGTCGCGGAGGTGTGCCGGCTGGTGCGGCTGACCGAGGCGCACGACCCGGCACCCGGCGACGCGAACGGCTGCGCGCTGTCCGACGCCGACCTCGCGGTGTTGGCGCTGCCGGAGCCGGAGTACGCCGCGTACGCCGCCGCGGTGCGCGCGGAGTACGGCCACCTGACCGACGAGGTCTTCCGCAAGGGCCGGACCGCCGTGCTGACCTCGCTCCTCGAGCGGCCGCTGATCTTCCGCACGGCCCACGGCCGCGAGCACTGGGAGGAGCGGGCGCGGGCCAACATCGAGCGCGAGCTGGCCGAGATCGGCTGA
- a CDS encoding chorismate mutase — translation MDQEEARQELQRLRSSIDNLDAALVNLLAERFKCTEQVGRLKARAGMPPADPAREAVQIERLRALSESSGLDPEFAEQFLNLIIAEVIQNHRQFLEEV, via the coding sequence GTGGACCAGGAGGAGGCACGTCAGGAGCTGCAGCGGCTGCGGTCGAGCATCGACAACCTCGACGCGGCGCTGGTCAACCTGCTCGCCGAGCGGTTCAAGTGCACCGAGCAGGTCGGTCGCCTCAAGGCCCGGGCCGGCATGCCGCCCGCCGACCCGGCGCGCGAGGCCGTCCAGATCGAGCGGCTCCGCGCGCTCTCCGAGAGCTCGGGCCTCGACCCGGAGTTCGCCGAGCAGTTCCTCAACCTGATCATCGCCGAGGTCATCCAGAACCACCGCCAGTTCCTCGAGGAGGTCTGA
- a CDS encoding UTRA domain-containing protein codes for METGQQGVAARRELKHVTIREYVRNLALASAPGAPAPSERELVDRFGVARMTVRQALDALVVEGVLERFPGRGTFVARPRRVPTGISSFTEDMQRRAVVAESRTLIADRVGAANGVARALGIGVRQPVLHWRRLRLADGRPVCLSDAFLNDTLVPNLFDGELPASLYDELASRGRRPTWAEDSVSAGTATAEESELLEIDASSVVIRHNRRALWEDIPIEVTRSVYPADQHTLWLQFGD; via the coding sequence GTGGAGACGGGACAGCAGGGGGTCGCTGCCCGTCGGGAGCTGAAGCACGTGACGATCCGCGAGTACGTCCGGAATCTGGCACTGGCGTCAGCGCCCGGCGCTCCGGCCCCGTCGGAACGTGAGTTGGTCGACCGGTTCGGGGTCGCGCGGATGACCGTGCGCCAGGCCCTCGACGCCCTCGTGGTGGAGGGCGTGCTCGAGCGCTTCCCCGGCCGCGGCACGTTCGTCGCCCGGCCCCGCCGCGTGCCCACGGGCATCAGCAGCTTCACCGAGGACATGCAGCGCCGCGCCGTGGTCGCGGAGTCGCGCACCCTCATCGCCGACCGCGTGGGCGCCGCGAACGGCGTCGCTCGGGCGCTCGGCATCGGCGTGCGCCAGCCGGTGCTGCACTGGCGCCGGCTGCGCCTGGCCGACGGCCGCCCGGTCTGCCTCTCCGACGCGTTCCTCAACGACACCCTGGTGCCGAACCTCTTCGACGGCGAGCTCCCCGCGAGCCTGTACGACGAGCTCGCCTCCCGCGGCCGCCGCCCCACCTGGGCCGAGGACTCGGTCTCCGCGGGGACCGCGACCGCGGAGGAGAGCGAGCTGCTCGAGATCGACGCGAGCTCGGTCGTGATCCGCCACAACCGCCGCGCCCTGTGGGAGGACATCCCGATCGAGGTGACGCGCAGCGTCTACCCGGCCGACCAGCACACCCTCTGGCTCCAGTTCGGCGACTGA
- a CDS encoding DUF2207 domain-containing protein — MRRIIGSLVAFGVLALILLVPAAFYGLEGDAPDAAEEPTTITSYVADFTVDDDGSMDVVETITVDFPVYDRHGIFRFFDRTDPNDAHLRYFVEDAEVTMDGEEVQFEELVEDGRYDVLKIGDPDSYVAFGEHVYEISYTMPAVLTDGDEDEVSTPSQFYWNLIPGGWQQDIQESRLTVRLPAAAEDVQCLVGWGEESDGATPCRRIQGEGTQTITVTTGPLDDQTPVTLLAGQDVPTPEVDTLPWTPRFDRVFGTSVPVLVIVIGIALLLACAGTWLAWLAHEKEPRFPLMYAPPEGIGPAQANYILTEGVNRQAYVATLLHAAEHGAVDLQRHPDGWTITDKNGAHGWAGLDHVTTGIASLLSGPGTSFVAGRKDVSAGQRLKTEIDGFNSQVKAWASSEGLVVRAGMGGFGGLLVLLGFAAVIAIAIWNPLGITAVGLIPAAFAAAGVPLLKTGAATKRTAAGRELWSRIGGFKRILSTTSAEERFDFAGRKELYTAYIPWAVAFDCADEWAKKYRIETGEEPPAPAYFGAGYVAGGGGFDVDSMVDDFDSTLGSAISSYDATQRSSSSGGGGGFSGGGGGGGGGGGSW, encoded by the coding sequence ATGCGCCGCATCATCGGCTCCCTGGTGGCCTTCGGGGTCCTCGCCCTGATCCTGCTCGTCCCCGCCGCCTTCTACGGCCTCGAGGGCGACGCCCCGGACGCTGCCGAGGAACCGACCACGATCACGTCGTACGTCGCCGACTTCACCGTCGACGACGACGGCAGCATGGACGTCGTCGAGACGATCACCGTCGACTTCCCGGTCTACGACCGGCACGGCATCTTCCGCTTCTTCGACCGCACCGACCCCAACGACGCGCACCTGCGCTACTTCGTCGAGGACGCCGAGGTCACGATGGACGGCGAGGAGGTGCAGTTCGAGGAGCTCGTCGAGGACGGCCGCTACGACGTGCTCAAGATCGGCGACCCCGACTCCTACGTCGCGTTCGGCGAGCACGTCTACGAGATCTCCTACACGATGCCCGCTGTGCTGACCGACGGCGACGAGGACGAGGTCAGCACCCCGTCGCAGTTCTACTGGAACCTCATCCCCGGCGGCTGGCAGCAGGACATCCAGGAGTCCCGGCTGACCGTGCGGCTGCCGGCGGCGGCCGAGGACGTCCAGTGCCTGGTCGGGTGGGGTGAGGAGTCCGACGGCGCGACGCCGTGCCGGAGGATCCAGGGCGAGGGCACCCAGACGATCACCGTCACGACCGGGCCGCTCGACGACCAGACGCCGGTGACCCTGCTCGCCGGGCAGGACGTGCCGACGCCCGAGGTCGACACGCTCCCGTGGACCCCGCGCTTCGACCGCGTGTTCGGCACCAGCGTCCCGGTGCTGGTGATCGTCATCGGCATCGCCCTGCTGCTGGCGTGCGCCGGCACCTGGCTCGCGTGGCTCGCGCACGAGAAGGAGCCGCGGTTCCCGCTCATGTACGCCCCGCCGGAGGGCATCGGCCCGGCGCAGGCCAACTACATCCTCACCGAGGGCGTGAACCGGCAGGCGTACGTCGCGACGCTGCTGCACGCGGCCGAGCACGGCGCCGTCGACCTCCAGCGCCACCCCGACGGCTGGACGATCACCGACAAGAACGGCGCTCACGGGTGGGCCGGTCTCGACCACGTCACCACCGGCATCGCGAGCCTCCTGAGCGGACCGGGCACGAGCTTCGTCGCCGGTCGCAAGGACGTCTCGGCCGGCCAGCGGCTCAAGACCGAGATCGACGGATTCAACTCCCAGGTGAAGGCGTGGGCGAGCAGCGAGGGGCTGGTGGTCCGCGCGGGCATGGGCGGGTTCGGCGGCCTGCTCGTGCTCCTCGGCTTCGCCGCGGTGATCGCCATCGCGATCTGGAACCCGCTCGGGATTACGGCGGTCGGGCTGATCCCCGCCGCGTTCGCCGCGGCCGGCGTACCGCTGCTGAAGACGGGTGCCGCGACCAAGCGCACCGCCGCCGGCCGCGAGCTGTGGTCGCGGATCGGCGGATTCAAGCGGATCCTCTCGACGACGTCGGCCGAGGAGCGCTTCGACTTCGCGGGGCGCAAGGAGCTCTACACCGCCTACATCCCGTGGGCAGTGGCGTTCGACTGCGCGGACGAGTGGGCCAAGAAGTACCGCATCGAGACCGGCGAGGAGCCGCCCGCGCCCGCCTACTTCGGCGCGGGCTACGTCGCCGGGGGCGGCGGGTTCGACGTCGACTCGATGGTCGACGACTTCGACTCCACGCTCGGGAGCGCCATCTCGTCGTACGACGCCACCCAGCGCTCGTCGTCCTCCGGCGGGGGCGGCGGCTTCAGCGGCGGAGGCGGCGGCGGTGGAGGTGGCGGCGGCTCCTGGTGA
- a CDS encoding DNA repair helicase XPB, with translation MTDGPLIVQSDKSLLLEVDHPQAADCRRAIAPFAELERSPEHIHTYRLTPLGLWNARAAGHDAEQVVDTLLSYSRYAVPHSLLVDVAETMARYGRLRLDKHPTHGLVLTSTDRPVLEEVLRAKKVQGMLGERLDDDTVAVHPSERGNLKQALLKLGWPAEDFAGYVDGEAHPIELAEDGWSLRDYQADAAESFWHGGSGVVVLPCGAGKTLVGAAAMAHAKATTLILVTNTVSARQWKDELVRRTSLTADEIGEYSGAVKEIRPVTIATYQVVTTKRKGVYPHLELFDARDWGLIVYDEVHLLPAPIFRMTADLQARRRIGLTATLVREDGREGDVFSLIGPKRYDAPWKDIEAQGWIAPADCVEVRVTLPEASRLTYATAEPEERYRLAACTREKVGVVKSLVARHSDRPTLVIGQYLEQLEELGEELDAPVITGATSVKERQRLFDGFRSGEIGLLVVSKVANFSIDLPSAEVAIQVSGSFGSRQEEAQRLGRLLRPGDPGPDGERKVAHFYTLVSRDTVDAEFAQNRQRFLSEQGYAYRIVDAGDELAET, from the coding sequence GTGACCGACGGCCCCCTCATCGTGCAGAGCGACAAGTCGCTGCTGCTCGAGGTCGACCACCCGCAGGCCGCCGACTGCAGGCGTGCGATCGCTCCGTTCGCGGAGCTGGAGCGCAGCCCGGAGCACATCCACACCTACCGGCTCACGCCGCTCGGTCTCTGGAACGCCCGCGCCGCGGGGCACGACGCCGAGCAGGTGGTCGACACGCTGCTGAGCTACAGCCGCTACGCCGTGCCGCACAGCCTGCTCGTCGACGTCGCGGAGACGATGGCGCGCTACGGCCGGCTGCGGCTCGACAAGCACCCGACCCACGGCCTGGTCCTCACCTCCACCGACCGGCCGGTGCTCGAGGAGGTGCTGCGCGCCAAGAAGGTGCAGGGCATGCTCGGCGAGCGGCTCGACGACGACACCGTCGCCGTCCACCCGAGCGAGCGCGGCAACCTCAAGCAGGCGCTGCTCAAGCTGGGCTGGCCGGCCGAGGACTTCGCCGGGTACGTCGACGGCGAGGCGCACCCGATCGAGCTCGCCGAGGACGGCTGGTCGCTGCGCGACTACCAGGCCGACGCGGCGGAGTCGTTCTGGCACGGCGGCAGCGGCGTCGTCGTCCTGCCCTGCGGCGCCGGCAAGACGCTCGTCGGGGCCGCCGCGATGGCCCACGCCAAGGCGACCACCCTCATCCTCGTGACCAACACCGTCAGCGCCCGGCAGTGGAAGGACGAGCTGGTCCGCCGTACGTCGCTGACGGCCGACGAGATCGGCGAGTACTCCGGCGCCGTCAAGGAGATCCGGCCGGTCACCATCGCGACCTACCAGGTCGTGACGACGAAGCGGAAGGGCGTCTACCCGCACCTGGAGCTGTTCGACGCCCGCGACTGGGGCCTGATCGTCTACGACGAGGTGCACCTGCTGCCCGCGCCGATCTTCCGGATGACCGCCGACCTCCAGGCCCGGCGCCGGATCGGCCTCACCGCCACGCTGGTGCGCGAGGACGGCCGCGAGGGCGACGTGTTCTCACTGATCGGGCCCAAGCGGTACGACGCGCCCTGGAAGGACATCGAGGCGCAGGGCTGGATCGCGCCAGCCGACTGCGTCGAGGTGCGGGTGACGCTACCGGAGGCGTCGCGGTTGACCTACGCGACCGCCGAGCCGGAGGAGCGCTACCGCCTCGCCGCGTGCACCCGCGAGAAGGTCGGCGTCGTCAAGAGCCTCGTCGCCCGGCACTCCGACCGGCCGACGCTGGTGATCGGGCAGTACCTCGAGCAGCTCGAGGAGCTCGGCGAGGAGCTCGACGCGCCCGTGATCACCGGAGCGACGTCGGTCAAGGAGCGGCAGCGGCTCTTCGACGGGTTCCGCTCGGGCGAGATCGGCCTGCTGGTGGTGTCGAAGGTCGCCAACTTCTCGATCGACCTGCCGTCGGCCGAGGTCGCGATCCAGGTGTCCGGCTCGTTCGGCTCCCGCCAGGAGGAGGCCCAGCGCCTCGGCCGGCTGCTGCGACCCGGCGACCCCGGTCCCGACGGCGAGCGCAAGGTCGCCCACTTCTACACGCTCGTCTCGCGCGACACGGTCGACGCGGAGTTCGCACAGAACCGCCAGCGGTTCCTCTCCGAGCAGGGCTACGCCTACCGGATCGTCGACGCCGGCGACGAGCTCGCCGAGACCTGA
- a CDS encoding alpha-ketoglutarate-dependent dioxygenase AlkB, producing MDVQTTLFGSATGTAPDFTGLERRPLTEGAWVDVCRGWLPEADDVFATLVRDVPWRAERRKMYDRVVDVPRLVYTYMIGEQLPHPVLEAARESLSDHYEPELGERFRTAGCCYYRDGRDSVAWHGDRIGRGNTHDTMVAIVSVGDPRRLALRPVAGGDSISVEMGHGDLVVMGGSCQRTWEHAVPKVASAGPRLSIQYRPFNVF from the coding sequence GTGGACGTGCAGACCACCCTTTTCGGATCAGCGACCGGCACCGCCCCCGACTTCACCGGCCTCGAGCGGCGGCCGCTGACCGAGGGCGCGTGGGTCGACGTGTGCCGCGGCTGGCTCCCCGAGGCCGACGACGTCTTCGCGACGCTGGTGCGCGACGTCCCGTGGCGAGCCGAGCGGCGCAAGATGTACGACCGGGTGGTCGACGTGCCGCGCCTCGTCTACACCTACATGATCGGCGAGCAGCTCCCCCACCCCGTGCTCGAGGCGGCCCGCGAGTCGCTCAGCGACCACTACGAGCCCGAGCTCGGCGAGCGGTTCCGCACCGCCGGGTGCTGCTACTACCGCGACGGCCGCGACAGCGTCGCCTGGCACGGCGACCGCATCGGCCGCGGCAACACCCACGACACGATGGTCGCGATCGTCTCGGTCGGCGACCCGCGCAGGCTGGCGCTCCGACCGGTCGCGGGCGGCGACTCGATCTCCGTCGAGATGGGCCATGGCGACCTGGTGGTGATGGGCGGCAGCTGCCAGCGCACCTGGGAGCACGCGGTGCCCAAGGTCGCCTCGGCCGGACCGCGCCTGTCGATCCAGTACCGACCGTTCAACGTCTTCTGA
- a CDS encoding 50S ribosomal protein L25/general stress protein Ctc — protein sequence MSTEKIVAETRTEFGKGAARRIRREDKVPAVLYGHGNDPIHVTLPGHDTMMAIKHGGANALLELEIEGKSQLALTKQVQVDPVRRTLEHVDFVVVKRGEKVTVDVPIVLLGEAAKETLVVTDATTIQLEAEATHIPESIEVDITGAEAGTQFLAGSLPLPSGSTLLTDPETLVVNVTQQQSAEALEAELEEAEADAGIEKEEHTPTEEEAAAAESDGGDSE from the coding sequence ATGAGCACCGAGAAGATCGTCGCCGAGACGCGCACCGAGTTCGGCAAGGGCGCGGCCCGCCGCATCCGCCGCGAGGACAAGGTCCCCGCGGTCCTCTACGGCCACGGCAACGACCCGATCCACGTGACCCTTCCGGGCCACGACACGATGATGGCGATCAAGCACGGCGGCGCCAACGCCCTGCTCGAGCTCGAGATCGAGGGCAAGTCCCAGCTCGCGCTGACCAAGCAGGTCCAGGTCGACCCGGTCCGCCGTACCCTCGAGCACGTCGACTTCGTCGTGGTCAAGCGCGGCGAGAAGGTCACCGTCGACGTCCCGATCGTCCTGCTCGGCGAGGCCGCGAAGGAGACGCTCGTCGTCACCGACGCCACGACCATCCAGCTCGAGGCCGAGGCCACCCACATCCCCGAGTCGATCGAGGTCGACATCACCGGCGCCGAGGCCGGCACCCAGTTCCTCGCCGGCTCGCTCCCGCTGCCGTCGGGCTCCACGCTGCTCACCGACCCGGAGACCCTGGTCGTCAACGTGACCCAGCAGCAGTCCGCCGAGGCTCTCGAGGCCGAGCTCGAGGAGGCCGAGGCCGACGCAGGCATCGAGAAGGAGGAGCACACCCCGACCGAGGAGGAGGCCGCTGCGGCCGAGTCCGACGGTGGCGACTCCGAGTGA
- a CDS encoding MarR family winged helix-turn-helix transcriptional regulator: MDQPGTGVLMFIAHRYAESQIFATLAEEGHGGVTLAQGRLAARINEGGSRLTELAEAAQVTKQTAGYLVDQLEQLGYVERVPDPSDGRARLVRLSDKGLEVQAAARRIEERIEAEWAAHLGPRRYAELRKALISLREITDPYA, from the coding sequence ATGGACCAGCCGGGCACGGGGGTGCTGATGTTCATCGCCCACCGCTACGCCGAGAGCCAGATCTTCGCGACGCTCGCCGAGGAGGGACACGGCGGCGTCACGCTGGCCCAGGGACGGCTGGCGGCCAGGATCAACGAGGGCGGCAGCCGGCTGACCGAGCTCGCGGAGGCGGCCCAGGTCACCAAGCAGACCGCCGGCTACCTCGTCGACCAGCTCGAGCAGCTCGGGTACGTCGAGCGCGTCCCCGACCCGAGCGACGGCCGCGCCCGCCTCGTCCGGCTGTCCGACAAGGGACTCGAGGTGCAGGCCGCGGCGCGGCGGATCGAGGAGCGGATCGAGGCCGAGTGGGCCGCCCACCTCGGGCCGCGGCGCTATGCGGAGCTGAGGAAGGCACTGATCTCCCTGCGGGAGATCACCGACCCCTACGCCTGA